Proteins from a single region of Thunnus albacares chromosome 16, fThuAlb1.1, whole genome shotgun sequence:
- the fam49a gene encoding CYFIP-related Rac1 interactor A isoform X2, whose product MGNLLKVLTREIENYPHFFLDFENAQPTEGEREVWNQVNSVLQDSESILSGLQAYKGAGQEIRDAIQNPSDHTLQERAWNSVCPLVIKLKKFYSFSLRLEEALKSLLECLTCPPHTPTQHLEKEQALAKQFAEILHFTLRFDELKMRIPAIQNDFSYYRRTISRNRINNMNLDIESEVNNEMANRMSLFYAEATPMLKTLSNATTNFVTENKTLPLENTTDCLSTMASVCKVMLETPEYSSRFSSEDTLLFCMRVMVGVIILYDHVHPNGAFNKSSKIDMKGCIKVLKDQPADNVEGLLNALKFTTKHLNDESTPKNIRTMLQ is encoded by the exons ATGGGTAACCTGCTAAAAGTCCTAACAAGGGAAATAGAGAACTATCCACACTTTTTCCTGGACTTTGAAA ATGCACAGCCGACAGAAGGAGAGCGTGAGGTGTGGAACCAGGTGAACTCAGTCCTCCAGGACTCTGAGAGCATCCTGTCGGGCCTGCAGGCGTACAAAGGAGCCGGTCAAGAGATCAGAGAT GCTATTCAAAACCCCAGCGACCACACGCTGCAGGAGCGAGCCTGGAACTCCGTCTGCCCGCTTGTCATCAAGCTCAAGAAGTTCTACAGTTTCTCTCTCAGACTAG AGGAGGCTCTGAAGAGTTTGTTGGAGTGCCTGACATGTCCACCCCACACGCCCACTCAGCACCTGGAGAAGGAGCAGGCGCTGGCCAAACAGTTCGCCGAGATCCTCCACTTCACTCTCCGCTTTGATGAGCTCAAG ATGAGAATTCCTGCCATCCAGAACGACTTCAGCTACTACAGAAGGACCATCAGTCGAAACCGGATAAACAACATGAAT TTGGATATTGAGAGTGAAGTCAACAACGAGATGGCCAACAGGATGTCTCTGTTCTACGCCGAGGCCACACCCATGCTGAAGACGCTCAGCAACGCGACCACAAACTTTGTGACAGAG AACAAGACTCTTCCACTGGAGAACACGACGGACTGTCTCAGCACCATGGCCAGCGTCTGTAAAGTCATGCTGGAGACACC GGAATATTCGAGTCGTTTCAGCAGCGAGGACACGCTCTTGTTTTGCATGAGGGTCATGGTCGGGGTCATCATTCTTTACGACCACGTCCACCCGAACGGCGCCTTCAACAAGTCGTCCAAGATAGAC ATGAAAGGCTGCATAAAAGTCCTGAAGGACCAGCCGGCAGACAACGTAGAAGGCCTGCTGAACGCCCTCAA aTTCACCACAAAACACCTGAATGACGAGTCCACTCCGAAAAACATCCGGACGATGCTCCAGtaa
- the fam49a gene encoding CYFIP-related Rac1 interactor A isoform X1, whose product MGNLLKVLTCTELEQGPNFFLDFENAQPTEGEREVWNQVNSVLQDSESILSGLQAYKGAGQEIRDAIQNPSDHTLQERAWNSVCPLVIKLKKFYSFSLRLEEALKSLLECLTCPPHTPTQHLEKEQALAKQFAEILHFTLRFDELKMRIPAIQNDFSYYRRTISRNRINNMNLDIESEVNNEMANRMSLFYAEATPMLKTLSNATTNFVTENKTLPLENTTDCLSTMASVCKVMLETPEYSSRFSSEDTLLFCMRVMVGVIILYDHVHPNGAFNKSSKIDMKGCIKVLKDQPADNVEGLLNALKFTTKHLNDESTPKNIRTMLQ is encoded by the exons ATGGGGAATCTGTTAAAAGTGCTCACTTGCACAGAGCTTGAACAGGGGCCAAACTTTTTCCTTGACTTTGAAA ATGCACAGCCGACAGAAGGAGAGCGTGAGGTGTGGAACCAGGTGAACTCAGTCCTCCAGGACTCTGAGAGCATCCTGTCGGGCCTGCAGGCGTACAAAGGAGCCGGTCAAGAGATCAGAGAT GCTATTCAAAACCCCAGCGACCACACGCTGCAGGAGCGAGCCTGGAACTCCGTCTGCCCGCTTGTCATCAAGCTCAAGAAGTTCTACAGTTTCTCTCTCAGACTAG AGGAGGCTCTGAAGAGTTTGTTGGAGTGCCTGACATGTCCACCCCACACGCCCACTCAGCACCTGGAGAAGGAGCAGGCGCTGGCCAAACAGTTCGCCGAGATCCTCCACTTCACTCTCCGCTTTGATGAGCTCAAG ATGAGAATTCCTGCCATCCAGAACGACTTCAGCTACTACAGAAGGACCATCAGTCGAAACCGGATAAACAACATGAAT TTGGATATTGAGAGTGAAGTCAACAACGAGATGGCCAACAGGATGTCTCTGTTCTACGCCGAGGCCACACCCATGCTGAAGACGCTCAGCAACGCGACCACAAACTTTGTGACAGAG AACAAGACTCTTCCACTGGAGAACACGACGGACTGTCTCAGCACCATGGCCAGCGTCTGTAAAGTCATGCTGGAGACACC GGAATATTCGAGTCGTTTCAGCAGCGAGGACACGCTCTTGTTTTGCATGAGGGTCATGGTCGGGGTCATCATTCTTTACGACCACGTCCACCCGAACGGCGCCTTCAACAAGTCGTCCAAGATAGAC ATGAAAGGCTGCATAAAAGTCCTGAAGGACCAGCCGGCAGACAACGTAGAAGGCCTGCTGAACGCCCTCAA aTTCACCACAAAACACCTGAATGACGAGTCCACTCCGAAAAACATCCGGACGATGCTCCAGtaa
- the fbxo16 gene encoding F-box only protein 16 isoform X3: MHIIHLLCHQLSRKMPLAPRSSANCAKMQTKLSAWTPLNHPLSNSKVFEERRSLLAKWFDRWSDSQRRAVLQDFVLSCSVEQLRFLSLSVSRRLPLQAADFTCLLPRALCLYLFSFLDPRSLCRCAQVSWHWKSIVELDQLWMPKCLRLGWCINFSPTPFEQGVWKRHYIQTVQELQLKPRLKQQFVVPDVTTISSRHEDPSEAVFLGEECPASATQRGESISGAGARKEKQPTVPPPWKDSDRRPKDTLRFNYLDNLDSIEQALRAQTRSRATTCPSITPKPDNGRKKTLSEANYKLRKAKSLMFLSSNCRPKHPPSPPPPPHQSRPHWASRSHDYPIAKETAKSLLRLAQWNAGIRPGPVRTVVPRLSVEALRASQRSHRSAPTLN, from the exons ATG caCATCATCCATCTGTTGTGTCACCAGTTGAGCAGAAAGATGCCACTTGCACCGAGATCATCTGCCAACTGTGCAAAGATGCAGACCAAACTGAGCGCCTGGACACCTCTGAACCACCCGCTGTCCAACAGCAAG GTGTTTGAGGAGAGAAGAAGCCTTCTGGCAAAGTGG TTTGACAGGTGGTCTGACAGCCAGAGGAGGGCAGTGCTGCAGGACTTTGTGCTGAGCTGTTCGGTGGAGCAGCTCAGGTTCCTGAGCCTCAGTGTGAGCAGACGGCTCCCTCTGCAGGCCGCAGACTTCACCTGCCTGTTGCCCAGAGCCCTCTGCCTCtacctcttctccttccttGACCCCCGCAGCCTCTGCCGCTGCGCCCAG GTGAGCTGGCACTGGAAGAGCATAGTGGAGCTGGACCAGCTGTGGATGCCTAAGTGTCTGAGGCTCGGCTGGTGCATCAACTTCTCCCCCACGCCGTTTGAGCAGGGCGTCTGGAAGAGACACTACATCCAGACTGTGCAAGAGCTGCAACTCAAGCCACGTCTAAAG CAGCAGTTTGTGGTCCCAGATGTGACAACAATCAGCAGTAGACATGAAGATCCATCAGAAGCAGTTTTCCTCGGTGAGGAGTGTCCAGCGTCCGCCACACAGCGAGGTGAAAGCATCTCTGGGGCTGGTGCGAGAAAGGAGAAGCAGCCGACTGTACCGCCACCATGGAAAGATTCTGACAGACGTCCTAAAGACACACTACGCTTCAACTACCTGGACAACCTGGACTCCATCGAGCAAGCCCTCAGAGC GCAAACAAGGAGCAGGGCCACCACCTGCCCCAGTATCACACCGAAGCCAGACAACGGGAGGaagaaaacactgtctgaggcGAATTACAAACTACGCAAAGCCAAATCGCTG ATGTTCCTCAGCTCAAACTGCAGACCTAAgcatcctccctctcctcctcctcctcctcatcagtCTCGACCCCACTGGGCGTCTCGCAGTCACGACTACCCCATCGCCAAGGAGACCGCCAAGAGCCTGCTGCGGCTTGCCCAGTGGAATGCTGGGATACGTCCGGGGCCGGTGAGGACGGTGGTGCCCAGGCTGAGTGTGGAGGCACTCAGGGCATCCCAGCGCTCACACAGGAGCGCTCCCA CCCTGAACTGA
- the fbxo16 gene encoding F-box only protein 16 isoform X4 gives MLSRKMPLAPRSSANCAKMQTKLSAWTPLNHPLSNSKVFEERRSLLAKWFDRWSDSQRRAVLQDFVLSCSVEQLRFLSLSVSRRLPLQAADFTCLLPRALCLYLFSFLDPRSLCRCAQVSWHWKSIVELDQLWMPKCLRLGWCINFSPTPFEQGVWKRHYIQTVQELQLKPRLKQQFVVPDVTTISSRHEDPSEAVFLGEECPASATQRGESISGAGARKEKQPTVPPPWKDSDRRPKDTLRFNYLDNLDSIEQALRAQTRSRATTCPSITPKPDNGRKKTLSEANYKLRKAKSLMFLSSNCRPKHPPSPPPPPHQSRPHWASRSHDYPIAKETAKSLLRLAQWNAGIRPGPVRTVVPRLSVEALRASQRSHRSAPSTPLFEFQP, from the exons ATG TTGAGCAGAAAGATGCCACTTGCACCGAGATCATCTGCCAACTGTGCAAAGATGCAGACCAAACTGAGCGCCTGGACACCTCTGAACCACCCGCTGTCCAACAGCAAG GTGTTTGAGGAGAGAAGAAGCCTTCTGGCAAAGTGG TTTGACAGGTGGTCTGACAGCCAGAGGAGGGCAGTGCTGCAGGACTTTGTGCTGAGCTGTTCGGTGGAGCAGCTCAGGTTCCTGAGCCTCAGTGTGAGCAGACGGCTCCCTCTGCAGGCCGCAGACTTCACCTGCCTGTTGCCCAGAGCCCTCTGCCTCtacctcttctccttccttGACCCCCGCAGCCTCTGCCGCTGCGCCCAG GTGAGCTGGCACTGGAAGAGCATAGTGGAGCTGGACCAGCTGTGGATGCCTAAGTGTCTGAGGCTCGGCTGGTGCATCAACTTCTCCCCCACGCCGTTTGAGCAGGGCGTCTGGAAGAGACACTACATCCAGACTGTGCAAGAGCTGCAACTCAAGCCACGTCTAAAG CAGCAGTTTGTGGTCCCAGATGTGACAACAATCAGCAGTAGACATGAAGATCCATCAGAAGCAGTTTTCCTCGGTGAGGAGTGTCCAGCGTCCGCCACACAGCGAGGTGAAAGCATCTCTGGGGCTGGTGCGAGAAAGGAGAAGCAGCCGACTGTACCGCCACCATGGAAAGATTCTGACAGACGTCCTAAAGACACACTACGCTTCAACTACCTGGACAACCTGGACTCCATCGAGCAAGCCCTCAGAGC GCAAACAAGGAGCAGGGCCACCACCTGCCCCAGTATCACACCGAAGCCAGACAACGGGAGGaagaaaacactgtctgaggcGAATTACAAACTACGCAAAGCCAAATCGCTG ATGTTCCTCAGCTCAAACTGCAGACCTAAgcatcctccctctcctcctcctcctcctcatcagtCTCGACCCCACTGGGCGTCTCGCAGTCACGACTACCCCATCGCCAAGGAGACCGCCAAGAGCCTGCTGCGGCTTGCCCAGTGGAATGCTGGGATACGTCCGGGGCCGGTGAGGACGGTGGTGCCCAGGCTGAGTGTGGAGGCACTCAGGGCATCCCAGCGCTCACACAGGAGCGCTCCCA GTACTCCGCTGTTTGAATTTCAGCCCTGA
- the fbxo16 gene encoding F-box only protein 16 isoform X1, with product MHIIHLLCHQLSRKMPLAPRSSANCAKMQTKLSAWTPLNHPLSNSKVFEERRSLLAKWFDRWSDSQRRAVLQDFVLSCSVEQLRFLSLSVSRRLPLQAADFTCLLPRALCLYLFSFLDPRSLCRCAQVSWHWKSIVELDQLWMPKCLRLGWCINFSPTPFEQGVWKRHYIQTVQELQLKPRLKQQFVVPDVTTISSRHEDPSEAVFLGEECPASATQRGESISGAGARKEKQPTVPPPWKDSDRRPKDTLRFNYLDNLDSIEQALRAQTRSRATTCPSITPKPDNGRKKTLSEANYKLRKAKSLMFLSSNCRPKHPPSPPPPPHQSRPHWASRSHDYPIAKETAKSLLRLAQWNAGIRPGPVRTVVPRLSVEALRASQRSHRSAPSTPLFEFQP from the exons ATG caCATCATCCATCTGTTGTGTCACCAGTTGAGCAGAAAGATGCCACTTGCACCGAGATCATCTGCCAACTGTGCAAAGATGCAGACCAAACTGAGCGCCTGGACACCTCTGAACCACCCGCTGTCCAACAGCAAG GTGTTTGAGGAGAGAAGAAGCCTTCTGGCAAAGTGG TTTGACAGGTGGTCTGACAGCCAGAGGAGGGCAGTGCTGCAGGACTTTGTGCTGAGCTGTTCGGTGGAGCAGCTCAGGTTCCTGAGCCTCAGTGTGAGCAGACGGCTCCCTCTGCAGGCCGCAGACTTCACCTGCCTGTTGCCCAGAGCCCTCTGCCTCtacctcttctccttccttGACCCCCGCAGCCTCTGCCGCTGCGCCCAG GTGAGCTGGCACTGGAAGAGCATAGTGGAGCTGGACCAGCTGTGGATGCCTAAGTGTCTGAGGCTCGGCTGGTGCATCAACTTCTCCCCCACGCCGTTTGAGCAGGGCGTCTGGAAGAGACACTACATCCAGACTGTGCAAGAGCTGCAACTCAAGCCACGTCTAAAG CAGCAGTTTGTGGTCCCAGATGTGACAACAATCAGCAGTAGACATGAAGATCCATCAGAAGCAGTTTTCCTCGGTGAGGAGTGTCCAGCGTCCGCCACACAGCGAGGTGAAAGCATCTCTGGGGCTGGTGCGAGAAAGGAGAAGCAGCCGACTGTACCGCCACCATGGAAAGATTCTGACAGACGTCCTAAAGACACACTACGCTTCAACTACCTGGACAACCTGGACTCCATCGAGCAAGCCCTCAGAGC GCAAACAAGGAGCAGGGCCACCACCTGCCCCAGTATCACACCGAAGCCAGACAACGGGAGGaagaaaacactgtctgaggcGAATTACAAACTACGCAAAGCCAAATCGCTG ATGTTCCTCAGCTCAAACTGCAGACCTAAgcatcctccctctcctcctcctcctcctcatcagtCTCGACCCCACTGGGCGTCTCGCAGTCACGACTACCCCATCGCCAAGGAGACCGCCAAGAGCCTGCTGCGGCTTGCCCAGTGGAATGCTGGGATACGTCCGGGGCCGGTGAGGACGGTGGTGCCCAGGCTGAGTGTGGAGGCACTCAGGGCATCCCAGCGCTCACACAGGAGCGCTCCCA GTACTCCGCTGTTTGAATTTCAGCCCTGA
- the fbxo16 gene encoding F-box only protein 16 isoform X5, whose product MPLAPRSSANCAKMQTKLSAWTPLNHPLSNSKVFEERRSLLAKWFDRWSDSQRRAVLQDFVLSCSVEQLRFLSLSVSRRLPLQAADFTCLLPRALCLYLFSFLDPRSLCRCAQVSWHWKSIVELDQLWMPKCLRLGWCINFSPTPFEQGVWKRHYIQTVQELQLKPRLKQQFVVPDVTTISSRHEDPSEAVFLGEECPASATQRGESISGAGARKEKQPTVPPPWKDSDRRPKDTLRFNYLDNLDSIEQALRAQTRSRATTCPSITPKPDNGRKKTLSEANYKLRKAKSLMFLSSNCRPKHPPSPPPPPHQSRPHWASRSHDYPIAKETAKSLLRLAQWNAGIRPGPVRTVVPRLSVEALRASQRSHRSAPSTPLFEFQP is encoded by the exons ATGCCACTTGCACCGAGATCATCTGCCAACTGTGCAAAGATGCAGACCAAACTGAGCGCCTGGACACCTCTGAACCACCCGCTGTCCAACAGCAAG GTGTTTGAGGAGAGAAGAAGCCTTCTGGCAAAGTGG TTTGACAGGTGGTCTGACAGCCAGAGGAGGGCAGTGCTGCAGGACTTTGTGCTGAGCTGTTCGGTGGAGCAGCTCAGGTTCCTGAGCCTCAGTGTGAGCAGACGGCTCCCTCTGCAGGCCGCAGACTTCACCTGCCTGTTGCCCAGAGCCCTCTGCCTCtacctcttctccttccttGACCCCCGCAGCCTCTGCCGCTGCGCCCAG GTGAGCTGGCACTGGAAGAGCATAGTGGAGCTGGACCAGCTGTGGATGCCTAAGTGTCTGAGGCTCGGCTGGTGCATCAACTTCTCCCCCACGCCGTTTGAGCAGGGCGTCTGGAAGAGACACTACATCCAGACTGTGCAAGAGCTGCAACTCAAGCCACGTCTAAAG CAGCAGTTTGTGGTCCCAGATGTGACAACAATCAGCAGTAGACATGAAGATCCATCAGAAGCAGTTTTCCTCGGTGAGGAGTGTCCAGCGTCCGCCACACAGCGAGGTGAAAGCATCTCTGGGGCTGGTGCGAGAAAGGAGAAGCAGCCGACTGTACCGCCACCATGGAAAGATTCTGACAGACGTCCTAAAGACACACTACGCTTCAACTACCTGGACAACCTGGACTCCATCGAGCAAGCCCTCAGAGC GCAAACAAGGAGCAGGGCCACCACCTGCCCCAGTATCACACCGAAGCCAGACAACGGGAGGaagaaaacactgtctgaggcGAATTACAAACTACGCAAAGCCAAATCGCTG ATGTTCCTCAGCTCAAACTGCAGACCTAAgcatcctccctctcctcctcctcctcctcatcagtCTCGACCCCACTGGGCGTCTCGCAGTCACGACTACCCCATCGCCAAGGAGACCGCCAAGAGCCTGCTGCGGCTTGCCCAGTGGAATGCTGGGATACGTCCGGGGCCGGTGAGGACGGTGGTGCCCAGGCTGAGTGTGGAGGCACTCAGGGCATCCCAGCGCTCACACAGGAGCGCTCCCA GTACTCCGCTGTTTGAATTTCAGCCCTGA
- the fbxo16 gene encoding F-box only protein 16 isoform X2 — translation MHIIHLLCHQLSRKMPLAPRSSANCAKMQTKLSAWTPLNHPLSNSKVFEERRSLLAKWFDRWSDSQRRAVLQDFVLSCSVEQLRFLSLSVSRRLPLQAADFTCLLPRALCLYLFSFLDPRSLCRCAQVSWHWKSIVELDQLWMPKCLRLGWCINFSPTPFEQGVWKRHYIQTVQELQLKPRLKQFVVPDVTTISSRHEDPSEAVFLGEECPASATQRGESISGAGARKEKQPTVPPPWKDSDRRPKDTLRFNYLDNLDSIEQALRAQTRSRATTCPSITPKPDNGRKKTLSEANYKLRKAKSLMFLSSNCRPKHPPSPPPPPHQSRPHWASRSHDYPIAKETAKSLLRLAQWNAGIRPGPVRTVVPRLSVEALRASQRSHRSAPSTPLFEFQP, via the exons ATG caCATCATCCATCTGTTGTGTCACCAGTTGAGCAGAAAGATGCCACTTGCACCGAGATCATCTGCCAACTGTGCAAAGATGCAGACCAAACTGAGCGCCTGGACACCTCTGAACCACCCGCTGTCCAACAGCAAG GTGTTTGAGGAGAGAAGAAGCCTTCTGGCAAAGTGG TTTGACAGGTGGTCTGACAGCCAGAGGAGGGCAGTGCTGCAGGACTTTGTGCTGAGCTGTTCGGTGGAGCAGCTCAGGTTCCTGAGCCTCAGTGTGAGCAGACGGCTCCCTCTGCAGGCCGCAGACTTCACCTGCCTGTTGCCCAGAGCCCTCTGCCTCtacctcttctccttccttGACCCCCGCAGCCTCTGCCGCTGCGCCCAG GTGAGCTGGCACTGGAAGAGCATAGTGGAGCTGGACCAGCTGTGGATGCCTAAGTGTCTGAGGCTCGGCTGGTGCATCAACTTCTCCCCCACGCCGTTTGAGCAGGGCGTCTGGAAGAGACACTACATCCAGACTGTGCAAGAGCTGCAACTCAAGCCACGTCTAAAG CAGTTTGTGGTCCCAGATGTGACAACAATCAGCAGTAGACATGAAGATCCATCAGAAGCAGTTTTCCTCGGTGAGGAGTGTCCAGCGTCCGCCACACAGCGAGGTGAAAGCATCTCTGGGGCTGGTGCGAGAAAGGAGAAGCAGCCGACTGTACCGCCACCATGGAAAGATTCTGACAGACGTCCTAAAGACACACTACGCTTCAACTACCTGGACAACCTGGACTCCATCGAGCAAGCCCTCAGAGC GCAAACAAGGAGCAGGGCCACCACCTGCCCCAGTATCACACCGAAGCCAGACAACGGGAGGaagaaaacactgtctgaggcGAATTACAAACTACGCAAAGCCAAATCGCTG ATGTTCCTCAGCTCAAACTGCAGACCTAAgcatcctccctctcctcctcctcctcctcatcagtCTCGACCCCACTGGGCGTCTCGCAGTCACGACTACCCCATCGCCAAGGAGACCGCCAAGAGCCTGCTGCGGCTTGCCCAGTGGAATGCTGGGATACGTCCGGGGCCGGTGAGGACGGTGGTGCCCAGGCTGAGTGTGGAGGCACTCAGGGCATCCCAGCGCTCACACAGGAGCGCTCCCA GTACTCCGCTGTTTGAATTTCAGCCCTGA